The proteins below come from a single Triticum aestivum cultivar Chinese Spring chromosome 5D, IWGSC CS RefSeq v2.1, whole genome shotgun sequence genomic window:
- the LOC123124386 gene encoding MDIS1-interacting receptor like kinase 2-like — MAGLRPVVISPTGSIHRSIEQCSKLRSLKLSHNHLNGNISIELGMLVNLQDLYLSDNSFEGKIPSQLEPVSLLSMDVSYNKLEGPVPRSVFFEDAQTEWFLHNNQLCGVVKGLPSCEITSREQHKNYQVVLLAIIPATIALVLITTVVTILRYKRKKYSTGSGNDLQQTKLFAIWNFDGQDLYKKIVDATENFGDSHCIGTGGSGSVYRAELPSGEIFAVKKIHLMEDDESFYHEIDALIHIRHRNIVKLFGYCSATQGRFLVYEYMDRGSLAESLKNRETIAELDWIRRLNIINDVSHALSYMHHDCFSPIVHRDISSNNILLDLEFRACISDFGIAKILSADDSNCTRLAGTKGYLAPELAYSTRVTEKCDVYSFGVLTLELFMGHHPGDFLSSMAEKSTSLKDLLDIRIPLPAAEVASKVFKVITFAARCIEPNPSRRPTMQQAIKVFTAAGGPDNHVDHLHTGIVIPACWS; from the exons atggccggtttacgcccagtggtaatatccccaacagggtcAATACACAGGTCAATTGAGCAGTGCTCCAAGCTTCGCTCCCTGAAGTTGAGCCATAATCACCTCAATGGTAACATTTCTATCGAACTAGGGATGTTGGTAAACCTACAAGATTTGTATCTAAGTGACAATTCATTCGAAGGCAAGATACCGAGTCAGCTAG AGCCTGTCAGCCTCTTATCCATGGATGTGTCATACAACAAACTGGAAGGGCCGGTTCCACGAAGTGTGTTCTTTGAAGATGCTCAAACTGAATGGTTCTTGCACAATAATCAACTCTGTGGTGTAGTTAAAGGTTTGCCCTCTTGTGAAATTACTAGTCGTGAACAACATAAGAATTACCAAGTTGTTTTACTAGCTATAATTCCTGCCACTATTGCTCTTGTGCTTATCACCACAGTAGTAACAATATTGAGATATAAAAGGAAGAAATATAGCACAGGAAGTGGTAATGACTTGCAGCAGACAAAGTTGTTCGCCATCTGGAACTTTGATGGACAAGATCTGTACAAGAAAATTGTTGACGCCACGGAGAATTTTGGTGATAGTCACTGCATTGGAACTGGAGGTAGTGGGTCAGTGTATAGAGCTGAGTTACCTAGTGGTGAAATATTTGCGGTGAAGAAGATCCATCTGATGGAAGATGATGAGTCATTTTATCATGAAATAGATGCATTGATCCATATTCGGCATCGAAACATTGTGAAGTTATTTGGCTACTGTTCTGCAACCCAGGGAAGATTTCTGGTGTACGAATACATGGACAGAGGAAGCTTAGCAGAATCTTTAAAGAACAGGGAAACTATAGCTGAATTGGATTGGATAAGAAGGTTAAATATTATCAATGATGTTTCCCATGCTTTATCTTACATGCATCATGATTGCTTTTCACCGATAGTCCATAGagatatatcaagcaacaacattTTGCTTGATCTGGAATTCAGAGCATGCATCTCTGATTTTGGTATAGCCAAAATACTATCTGCGGATGATTCAAACTGCACAAGGCTTGCCGGGACAAAAGGGTATCTTGCCCCAG AGCTTGCATACTCAACAAGGGTGACAGAGAAATGCGACGTCTATAGTTTTGGAGTGCTCACGCTCGAGTTGTTCATGGGACACCATCCAGGTGATTTTCTTTCATCCATGGCCGAGAAGAGTACGTCACTCAAGGATTTGTTGGACATCCGGATCCCACTCCCAGCGGCTGAGGTCGCAAGCAAAGTATTCAAAGTGATCACATTTGCTGCTCGGTGCATAGAACCAAATCCATCACGCCGTCCAACAATGCAACAAGCAATCAAGGTGTTCACTGCAGCTGGAGGACCTGATAATCATGTTGATCATCTGCATACTGGCATTGTTATCCCTGCCTGCTGGTCGTGA